One genomic window of Mus musculus strain C57BL/6J chromosome 4, GRCm38.p6 C57BL/6J includes the following:
- the Mmel1 gene encoding membrane metallo-endopeptidase-like 1, with product MVERAGWCRKKSPGFVEYGLMVLLLLLLLGAIVTLGVFYSIGKQLPLLTSLLHFSWDERTVVKRALRDSSLKSDICTTPSCVIAAARILENMDQSRNPCENFYQYACGGWLRHHVIPETNSRYSVFDILRDELEVILKGVLEDSTSQHRPAVEKAKTLYRSCMNQSVIEKRDSEPLLSVLKMVGGWPVAMDKWNETMGLKWELERQLAVLNSQFNRRVLIDLFIWNDDQNSSRHVIYIDQPTLGMPSREYYFQEDNNHKVRKAYLEFMTSVATMLRKDQNLSKESAMVREEMAEVLELETHLANATVPQEKRHDVTALYHRMDLMELQERFGLKGFNWTLFIQNVLSSVEVELFPDEEVVVYGIPYLENLEDIIDSYSARTMQNYLVWRLVLDRIGSLSQRFKEARVDYRKALYGTTVEEVRWRECVSYVNSNMESAVGSLYIKRAFSKDSKSTVRELIEKIRSVFVDNLDELNWMDEESKKKAQEKAMNIREQIGYPDYILEDNNKHLDEEYSSLTFYEDLYFENGLQNLKNNAQRSLKKLREKVDQNLWIIGAAVVNAFYSPNRNQIVFPAGILQPPFFSKDQPQSLNFGGIGMVIGHEITHGFDDNGRNFDKNGNMLDWWSNFSARHFQQQSQCMIYQYGNFSWELADNQNVNGFSTLGENIADNGGVRQAYKAYLRWLADGGKDQRLPGLNLTYAQLFFINYAQVWCGSYRPEFAVQSIKTDVHSPLKYRVLGSLQNLPGFSEAFHCPRGSPMHPMKRCRIW from the exons GGAAGCAGCTGCCCCTCTTAACTAGCCTGCTACACTTCTCCTGGGATGAGAGGACGGTTGTAAAACGAG CCCTCAGGGATTCATCACTGAAAAGTGACATCTGCACCACCCCAAGCTGTGTGATAGCAG CTGCCAGAATCCTCGAAAACATGGACCAATCGAGGAACCCCTGTGAAAACTTCTACCAGTACGCTTGCGGAGGCTGGCTGAGGCACCACGTGATCCCAGAGACCAACTCCAGATACAGCGTCTTTGACATCCTTCGGGACGAGCTGGAGGTTATCCTCAAAG GGGTGCTGGAGGATTCCACTTCCCAGCATCGCCCGGCCGTGGAGAAGGCCAAGACACTATATCGCTCCTGCATGAACCAAA gtGTGATCGAGAAGAGAGACTCTGAGCCCCTGCTGAGCGTCTTAAAAATGGTAGGAGGTTGGCCTGTGGCCATGGATAAGTGGAACGAGACCATGG GCCTCAAGTGGGAACTGGAGCGACAGTTGGCTGTGTTGAACTCGCAGTTCAACAGGCGGGTCCTCATCGACCTCTTCATCTGGAATGACGACCAGAACTCCAGCCGGCATGTCATCTAC ATAGACCAGCCCACCTTGGGCATGCCATCCCGGGAGTACTATTTCCAGGAGGACAACAACCACAAG GTACGGAAAGCCTACCTGGAGTTCATGACGTCAGTGGCCACTATGCTTAGGAAAGACCAGAACCTGTCCAAGGAGAGCGCCATGGTGCGGGAGGAGATGGCGGAGGTGCTGGAACTGGAGACGCATCTGGCCAAC GCCACAGTCCCCCAGGAGAAAAGGCATGATGTCACTGCCCTGTACCACCGAATGGACCTGATGGAGCTACAGGAAAGGTTTGGTCTGAAG GGGTTTAACTGGACTCTCTTCATACAAAACGTGTTGTCTTCTGTGGAAGTCGAGCTGTTCCCAGATGAGGAGGTGGTGGTCTACGGCATCCCCTACCTGgagaatctggaggatatcattgaTAGCTACTCAGCACG GACCATGCAGAACTACCTGGTATGGCGCCTGGTGCTAGATCGAATTGGCAGCCTGAGCCAGAGATTCAAAGAGGCGCGTGTGGACTACCGCAAG GCGCTGTACGGCACGACCGTGGAGGAGGTACGCTGGCGAGAGTGTGTCAGCTATGTCAACAGTAACATGGAGAGCGCCGTGGGCTCCCTCTACATCAAGCGGGCCTTCTCCAAGGACAGCAAGAGCACG GTCAGAGAGCTGATTGAGAAGATAAGGTCCGTGTTTGTGGATAACCTGGATGAGCTGAACTGGATGGACGAGGAATCCAAGAAGAAGGCCCAGGAAAAG GCCATGAATATACGGGAACAGATTGGCTACCCTGACTACATTTTGGAAGATAACAATAAACACCTGGATGAGGAATACTCCAGT TTGACTTTCTATGAGGACCTGTATTTTGAGAACGGACTTCAGAACCTCAAGAACAATGCCCAGAGGAGCCTCAAGAAGCTTCGGGAAAAGGTGGACCAGAATCT CTGGATCATCGGGGCTGCAGTGGTCAATGCATTCTACTCCCCAAACAGAAACCAGATCG TCTTTCCAGCAGGGATTCTCCAGCCGCCCTTCTTCAGCAAGGACCAACCACAGTCCTTGAATTTTGGGGGCATCGGGATGGTGATTGGGCACGAGATCACACACGGCTTTGATGATAATG GTCGTAACTTTGACAAGAACGGCAACATGCTGGACTGGTGGAGTAACTTCTCGGCCCGGCACTTCCAACAGCAGTCGCAATGCATGATCTATCAGTACGGCAACTTCTCTTGGGAACTAGCAGACAACCAGAAT GTGAACGGATTCAGTACCCTCGGGGAGAACATTGCCGACAACGGAGGTGTGCGACAGGCATACAAG GCTTACCTACGGTGGCTGGCTGATGGCGGCAAAGATCAGCGACTGCCGGGACTGAACCTGACCTATGCCCAGCTTTTCTTCATCAACTATGCCCAG GTGTGGTGTGGGTCCTATAGGCCGGAGTTCGCCGTCCAGTCCATCAAGACGGACGTCCACAGTCCTCTTAAGTACAG GGTGCTGGGCTCACTACAGAACCTGCCAGGCTTCTCTGAGGCATTCCACTGCCCACGAGGCAGCCCCATGCACCCCATGAAGCGATGTCGCATCTGGTAG
- the Prxl2b gene encoding prostamide/prostaglandin F synthase, with product MNVVDLGRVGACVLKHAVTGEAVELRSLWQEKACVVAGLRRFGCMVCRWIAQDLSNLRSILDQHDVRLVGVGPEALGLQEFLDGGYFSGELYLDESKQIYKELGFKRYNSLSILPAALGKPVRDVASKAKAVGIQGNLSGDLLQSGGLLVVSKGGDKVLLHFIQKSPGDYVPQENILQALGISAEVCSSKPPQCDEEVCGR from the exons ATGAATGTGGTGGACCTTGGTCGCGTAGGAGCGTGTGTCTTGAAACATGCAGTGACTGGGGAG gctgtggAGCTGCGGAGCCTATGGCAGGAGAAAGCTTGTGTGGTGGCCGGTCTGCGACGCTTCGGCTGCATGGTGTGCCGCTGGATCGCCCAGGACCTCAGCAACCTCCGGAGCATCCTGGACCAACACGATGTGCGCCTGGTGGGCGTGGGGCCTGAGGCCCTGGGCCTGCAGGAGTTTCTGGATGGTGGTTACTTCTCAGGAG AACTCTACCTTGATGAGAGCAAGCAAATCTATAAGGAGCTGGGCTTCAAGCG GTACAACAGCTTAAGCATCCTACCAGCTGCCCTGGGAAAACCTGTTCGTGATGTAGCCTCCAAG GCTAAAGCTGTTGGTATCCAGGGGAACCTGTCTGGTGACCTGCTGCAAAGTGGAGGGCTGCTGGTGGTCAGCAAGG GTGGCGACAAGGTACTGTTGCACTTCATCCAGAAGTCCCCGGGTGACTATGTTCCCCAGGAGAACATCCTGCAGGCCTTGGGTATCTCTGCAGAGGTTTGCTCCAGCAAGCCACCCCAG TGTGATGAAGAGGTGTGTGGGAGGTGA